In the Brienomyrus brachyistius isolate T26 chromosome 20, BBRACH_0.4, whole genome shotgun sequence genome, one interval contains:
- the gjz1 gene encoding LOW QUALITY PROTEIN: uncharacterized protein gjz1 (The sequence of the model RefSeq protein was modified relative to this genomic sequence to represent the inferred CDS: inserted 1 base in 1 codon; substituted 2 bases at 2 genomic stop codons), translating into MITKGFLCIQLIFFFGQLPWPKLRMYFVSNTTDSTCLHTCFNQHFDRLAVMTWNCLCLALXSLLLMELISFQVVHANRKNSQQQNSMEMKAQSSLKDDEVITTMVSIDFNRDHRNLTLYMLSVFLXILLEAXLLYILLAWNKVKGKRLKWECEVWEESPAMLMALRSHACVVKGAPEQCVSINTLVTISSLVLVINFFFCHYALGCKC; encoded by the exons ATGATTACAAAGGGATTTCTTTGCATCCAGCTTATATTTTTCTTTGGTCAGCTTCCATGGCCCAAACTACGTATGTATTTCGTCAGTAACACTACTGATAGCACTTGCCTTCATACTTGTTTTAACCAGCACTTTGACAGACTTGCAGTAATGACTTGGAACTGCCTATGTCTTGCTC CATCTCTGCTACTCATGGAGTTAATTTCCTTTCAAGTGGTCCATGCCAACAGGAAGAATTCCcagcagcaaaacagcatggaaATGAAGGCTCAGTCATCTCTAAAGGATGATGAGGTCATTACTACAATGGTTTCAATTGACTTCAACAGGGACCACAGAAATTTGACGTTATACATGTTAAGTGTCTTTTTATGAATACTGTTGGAGGCCTAGCTTTTATACATCCTGCTTGCCTGGAACAAAGTCAAAG GCAAGAGGCTGAAGTGGGAGTGTGAGGTGTGGGAGGAGTCTCCAGCAATGCTGATGGCTCTGCGG AGCCATGCCTGTGTTGTGAAAGGAGCTCCAGAGCAGTGTGTGTCTATCAATACCTTGGTCACAATCTCCAGCCTGGTTCTAGTCATCAATTTCTTTTTCTGCCATTATGCTTTAGGTTGTAAATGTTAA